In Juglans microcarpa x Juglans regia isolate MS1-56 chromosome 4S, Jm3101_v1.0, whole genome shotgun sequence, a single window of DNA contains:
- the LOC121263739 gene encoding UDP-N-acetylglucosamine transporter UGNT1-like encodes MSLKASSSSNNLILPVSDPPRDEERGKLLKGDEKLFQGSAMTKRGAYAAISYMSCAVLLILFNKAALSSYSFPSANVITLFQMICSCCFLYAMRRLKIISFTVGESLTVSDNATTFVPLKTLRHTFPLSGAYLLYMLATMESVRGVNVPMYTTLRRTTVVFTMVVEYILAGQKYTSSIVGSVGLIVLGAFIAGARDLSFDGYGYAVVFLSNITTAIYLATIARVGKSSGLNSFGLMWCNGIICGPVLLFWTFVRGDLEMTINFPYLLSPGFLAVLLCSCILAFFLNYSIFLNTTLNSALTQTICGNLKDLFTIGFGWLLFGGLPFDFLNVIGQLLGFIGSGLYAYYKLVGK; translated from the exons ATGTCTTTGAAGGCTTCGAGTTCGTCGAATAATCTGATACTGCCAGTTTCGGATCCTCCACGCGACGAAGAGAGAGGCAAACTTCTCAAGGGCGATGAGAAGCTCTTCCAAGGGTCTGCCATGACCAAAAGAGGAGCCTATGCTGCAATCTCTTACATGTCTTGCGCAG TGCTCTTGATATTGTTCAACAAAGCAGCTCTTTCATCCTATAGCTTCCCAAGTGCAAATGTCATCACACTTTTTCAG ATGATATGTTCATGTTGTTTTCTCTATGCAATGAGACGCTTGAAGATAATTTCTTTCACAGTAGGTGAATCTTTGACCGTGTCTGACAATGCAACAACATTTGTACCATTGAAGACGTTAAGGCACACCTTTCCTCTTTCAGGAGCCTATTTGCTTTACATG CTGGCCACTATGGAGTCTGTCCGTGGAGTAAATGTTCCCATGTACACTACCCTCAGGCGAACTACTGTGGTATTTACAATGGTTGTGGAATATATTCTGGCAGGGCAGAAGTACACATCTTCTATAGTTGGAAG TGTTGGATTGATCGTTCTTGGTGCATTTATTGCGGGAGCTCGGGACCTCTCTTTTGATGGCTATGGCTATGCTGTTGTTTTCTTATCCAACATCACCACAGCAATATATCTGGCAACCATAGCTCGTGTTG GGAAATCCAGTGGTCTGAATAGCTTTGGCCTTATGTGGTGCAATG GAATAATATGTGGACCAGTTCTGCTGTTTTGGACATTTGTTCGGGGTGACTTGGAGATGACAATTAATTTCCCTTACTTGCTCTCACCTGGTTTTTTG GCCGTGTTACTTTGTTCATGTATATTGGCTTTCTTCTTGAACTACAGTATATTTCTGAACACGACTCTCAATTCAGCACTGACACAGACAATTTGTGGAAATTTGAAG GATCTTTTTACAATTGGGTTTGGCTGGTTACTTTTTGGCGGGCTTCCATTTGATTTT CTGAATGTTATTGGGCAACTTCTCGGTTTTATTGGCTCTGGTCTGTATGCTTACTATAAGCTCGTGGGGAAATAA
- the LOC121263737 gene encoding E3 ubiquitin-protein ligase KEG-like, with translation MAKQIVPTQPGASFDFELLEDDPDRPNVVASSSRTNPWIEPAKLKLRHRIGRGPFGDVWLATHHQSTEDYDEFHEVAVKMLHPIKEDRTRAVLDKFDVFFFKCLGVGGVCWLHGISIISGKICIIMKFYEGSVGDKMARLREGKLLLTDVLRYGIYLAQGVLELHSKGILVLNLKPSNVLLNENEEAILGDFGIPYLLLGITLPSSDMARRLGTLNYMAPEQWQPEVRGPISLETDSWGFGCCIVEMLTGVQPWRGRSVDEIYLSVVSKHEKPYIPGGLPPLLEHVLIGCFEYDLRNRPLMTDILHVFKSLKNALDNDGGWTGLGSRSIMEKSSNTGYTEWFLAKDHLQVGDMVRSRKPPNSSKPENMDVPEGTVVGLERDTDRDGFVLVRVHGIHDPLRVHVSTLERVMLGLAAGDWVRLKEEDKKHSPVGIIHCINRDGSVAVGFIGMETLWKGSSTEFQMAEFYCVGQFVRLRANILSPRFEWPHKRSGTWATGRIWWILPNGCLVVKFPGMLTFGDEGTTFLADPAEVEIVTFDACPGIVKKYHHLEDFHWAVRPLLITLGLFTAMKLGIFVEKKLGRSNAKKQQASAIQTNSQHMDGQNAGNSGWIPPKVANMLF, from the exons ATGGCTAAACAAATTGTTCCCACCCAACCTGGTGCTTCTTTTGATTTCGAACTTCTTGAAGATGATCCCGACCGCCCTAACGTGGTGGCCTCATCAAGCCGGACAAACCCATGGATTGAACCTGCGAAACTGAAACTTCGACACAGAATTGGGAGGGGTCCTTTTGGGGATGTTTGGTTAGCAACTCATCATCAGTCAACCGAAGACTATGACGAATTTCATGAAGTGGCTGTCAAGATGTTACATCCAATCAAAGAGGATCGCACGAGGGCTGTGCTGGATaagtttgatgttttctttttcaaatgttTAGGGGTTGGAGGCGTTTGTTGGCTGCATGGGATTTCGATTATAAGTGGAAAG ATATGCATCATAATGAAATTCTACGAGGGATCAGTTGGTGACAAAATGGCTCGCCTTCGCGAGGGGAAGCTTTTGTTGACTGATGTTTTGAG GTATGGTATTTATTTGGCTCAGGGAGTTCTTGAACTGCACTCAAAAGGGATTTTGGTGCTTAACCTTAAACCTTCTAATGTGCTCCttaatgaaaatgaagaagcGATTCTTGGTGATTTTGGTATTCCTTATCTATTGCTTGGTATTACATTGCCAAGCTCAGATATGGCTCGCAGGCTTGGCACACTAAACTATATGGCTCCAGAACAATGGCAACCAGAAGTAAGAGGTCCAATATCCTTGGAGACTGATTCATGGGGATTTGGTTGCTGCATTGTTGAGATGCTAACTGGTGTTCAGCCTTGGCGCGGGAGATCTGTGGATGAAATTTATCTTTCAGTTGTCAGCAAGCACGAAAAGCCATATATCCCTGGTGGCCTCCCTCCTTTACTGGAGCATGTTCTTATTGGTTGCTTTGAGTATGACTTGAGGAATCGTCCTTTGATGACAGACATATTGCACGTGTTTAAAAG CTTGAAGAATGCCCTCGACAATGATGGTGGCTGGACGGGTCTTGGGAGTAGGTCAATCATGGAAAAATCAAGTAATACCGGTTACACAGAGTGGTTCCTTGCCAAGGATCATCTGCAAGTGGGCGACATGGTGCGTTCCAGAAAGCCTCCGAACTCATCCAAACCTGAAAACATGGATGTCCCAGAAGGGACAGTAGTGGGTTTGGAACGTGACACAGATAGAgatggttttgttttggttagGGTCCATGGCATCCATGACCCGTTAAGGGTTCATGTCTCAACTTTGGAGCGGGTAATGTTAGGCTTGGCAGCTGGGGATTGGGTACGCTTGAAAGAAGAAGACAAGAAGCACTCGCCAGTGGGTATAATTCATTGTATCAATCGAGATGGTAGTGTGGCAGTTGGGTTTATAGGGATGGAAACTCTTTGGAAGGGAAGCTCTACAGAGTTCCAGATGGCAGAATTTTATTGTGTGGGTCAGTTTGTTAGACTGAGAGCCAATATTCTGAGCCCTCGATTTGAATGGCCTCACAAAAGGAGTGGGACTTGGGCTACAGGGAGAATTTGGTGGATCCTACCAAACGGGTGCCTTGTAGTCAAGTTTCCAGGAATGTTGACTTTTGGAGATGAAGGGACCACCTTCTTGGCTGATCCAGCTGAAGTAGAAATTGTTACATTTGATGCTTGCCCGGGTATAGTAAAGAAATATCATCACCTTGAGGATTTTCACTGGGCAGTGAGACCACTTCTGATTACACTGGGCCTATTTACAGCCATGAAGTTGGGCATCTTTGTTGAAAAGAAACTGGGGAGGTCAAATGCGAAGAAGCAACAGGCCAGTGCAATTCAAACTAACAGCCAACATATGGATGGTCAAAATGCTGGAAACTCTGGGTGGATCCCTCCAAAAGTGGCAAATATGCTTTTCTGA
- the LOC121263738 gene encoding U11/U12 small nuclear ribonucleoprotein 25 kDa protein-like, translating to MFRLGVGMVDSIPIIHEDDLAPSVSVERRRRSLALCISSLLIVDGLCRKGSLYRKLPMEPLKLSVLKLDGSCFDIEVEKTATVAELKQAVEAVFGHMPQKGPCKISWSHLWGHFCLCYNGQKLVTETDSIRNYGIKDGDQLKFVRHIAIGYNLRKRRAKKRVVGSKQKLSAMQVKSSEEGETRDEKDSDCGDIEKGEVLRYNKKDRRLIQYRKSKMAGLLGGWYLNARLSTIRRRKIVGLACPAGIATGLVGGFRKIIWLCRRKPSSGRIHGERIDASA from the exons ATGTTTCGACTGGGAGTGGGGATGGTTGATAGTATTCCGATAATTCACGAGGACGATCTTGCCCCTAGTGTTTCGGTGGAGAGGCGTCGGCGCTCTCTCGCTTTGTGCATCTCTTCCTTGTTGATCGTCGATGGGCTTTGTCGCAAGGGTTCTCTCTATAGGAAGCTTCCTATGGAGCCCCTCAAGCTCTCTGTGCTCAAATTGGACGGCTCTTGCTTCG ATATTGAAGTTGAAAAGACAGCCACTGTTGCTGAACTCAAGCAGGCTGTGGAGGCAGTCTTCGGTCACATGCCACAGAAGGGACCGTGCAAAATTTCATG GTCACATCTATGGGGACATTTCTGCTTGTGCTATAATGGTCAAAAGCTAGTCACAGAAACTGACTCTATCAGAAATTACGGCATCAAGGATGGTGATCAG CTTAAGTTTGTTCGGCATATTGCAATCGGCTACAACCTGAGAAAGAGGCGAGCAAAGAAACGGGTTGTTGGCTCTAAGCAAAAGTT GTCAGCAATGCAAGTAAAAAGCAGTGAAGAGGGGGAAACGAGGGATGAGAAAGATAGTGATTGCGGTGATATCGAGAAGGGGGAGGTCCTGCGTTACAATAAAAAGGATCGGCGTTTGATTCAATACCGCAAGTCCAAGATGGCTGGCCTACTGGGAGGGTGGTACTTAAACGCAAGGCTATCAACTATTAGGAGGAGGAAGATTGTGGGCTTGGCTTGTCCTGCAGGAATTGCCACTGGTTTGGTGGGTGGTTTTAGAAAGATTATATGGCTTTGCAGAAGAAAACCCTCTTCTGGGAGGATACATGGGGAAAGGATTGATGCTTCTGCTTGA
- the LOC121263743 gene encoding auxin-responsive protein IAA31-like: protein MDDLQLGLALIPVVKKVVTFDLNHDHRELQLLGSESWNYDTCLESQKCAKNKRNFEVAFGKTGDDQISCIINKKEEEENHVVGWPPIKPWVKKQLHHENQGGQIKINDRTAERSTDTGPNYSLYVKVKMEGVPIARKIDLRLYHSYQMLRDSLMTMFANYQQTEKDHGSSYTLTYQDKDGDWLLAGDVPWQSFMESVQRLEIIRNDG from the exons ATGGACGATCTCCAACTGGGCCTGGCACTAATTCCAGTAGTAAAGAAGGTGGTGACGTTTGACCTAAATCATGATCATCGCGAGCTTCAACTGCTGGGCTCGGAATCATGGAACTATGATACCTGTTTGGAAAGCCAAAAATGCGCCAAAAACAAACGTAATTTTGAGGTTGCATTTGGAAAGACAGGAGATGATCAGATATCTTGCATCATTAACAA gaaagaagaggaagaaaatcaTGTGGTGGGGTGGCCACCTATAAAACCATGGGTGAAGAAACAGCTCCATCATGAGAATCAAGGTGGGCAGATTAAGATCAATGATCGGACGGCCGAGAGATCAACTGATACTGGACCAAATTACTCTTTGTATGTGAAGGTCAAGATGGAGGGGGTACCAATAGCAAGGAAGATTGATCTGAGGCTCTATCACTCTTATCAGATGCTTAGAGACAGCTTGATGACCATGTTTGCTAATT ACCAACAAACTGAGAAAGATCATGGTTCAAGCTACACACTCACCTATCAAGACAAAGATGGAGATTGGCTGCTTGCAGGAGATGTTCCTTGGCA AAGTTTCATGGAGTCTGTGCAGCGTTTGGAGATTATAAGGAATGACGGTTGA